TCCTTTGGCCCACTTTATAATTTTCTGACCTGCTTTCTATAATCTCACCCGTTGCCTCATGTCCTAAAATAAGGGGTGCCTTTTTTATCCTATACCATTCTAAAAGGTCGGTTCCGCATATCCCGCAAGCCCTTGTTTTCATCAAGATTTCACCCTCAGAAATCTTTGGGATAGGTTTTTCTTCAACCCTTATATCCTTATTATTATAGTAAACCCCAACCTTCACTCTAATAAAGCCTCAATAAAACCCTTTGCCTCCTCAATATCTTTTTTTACATCCTCGCAGGTCAATCCTTCTTCTACTAACCCTGGATAGCGTTCGCTGAAGATATCCAGAGACCCTTTCGCATAAGGCACGGAAAGGCTCAAGGTTTTGATTATATTTCACTACATCGTCTAAGAGAGAATCAATTTCATGGATCTTTTTGAGCTTCCACCCTTTTCCAAGAAGAAAGGCTTTGATGTATTTTTCAAGAGACTGTTGGAGAAAAAAGGAGGCTCCTTCTGGGTCTTCATCCTCCAACATCCTTTCCATCCTATTCCAGTCCATTTGTGCCTTTTTAATCCAATCTGGAGGATAAAGAGAATCTTTTGCTTCCTTCATAATTCTACCCCTTCCTCCAAAATTTCATTTATGAATTGGTCTTTTATTTCTATTCTTTTTTGAAGCTCTTTATAGGTAAGGACAATAGGAGCAATAGGAATGCCATTTCGCAAATCCCTTATCAGACGCTTTACACTTGCCATCCTCTCATAAAATCGTTCTTTTGTTTCTGCAACAATAAAAAGGTCTACATCACTATCTTCTGTCTGCTCTCCCTTTGCATATGAACCAAATAAAATAACCTTCTCTGCTTTATATTCCTTTTTAAGCCTCTCGCTTATTAGCCTTATCCTTTCCATTACATTATCCATTTTTCTCTTTTAAAAATATTTCATCCGCCTTATCTGGTGTAGCATTTTCATGGACAATCGCCCTTAAAGCCTTTATCATTCCTACTGGATTTTCATTCTGCCAGATATTTCTGCCAAGATTAATGCCAATTGCGCCCTTTTGTATTCCATCATAGACAAAGTTAAAAACCTCCCTTTCGGTTTCTACCTTAGGTCCACCTGCCATAACTACTGGCACTGGGCAGCCCTGCACTACCTTTTCAAAGTTTTCACACCAATAGGTTTTTACAACCTTAGCACCCAACTCAGCGGCAATCCTGCAGCATAAAGCAAGATAGCGGGCATCCCTTTTTTCAAGCTCTTTGCCTACGGCAGTAACCGCCATTACCGGAATACCATATCTTTCGCCTTCATCAACCAATTTAGCCAAATTTAAGAGGGTCTCTTTTTCATAGGAAGAGCCGATAAATATAGAAATACCCAATGCCTGTGCATTGAGCCTGATAGCCTCTTCTATGGAAGTTGTAATTCCTTCATTGGCAAGGTCTTTGCCCACCATACTTGTTCCACCTGAAACCCTAAGAATAATTGGCTTGGTATTACTAGGGTCTATACAAAAACGCAATACCCCCCTTGTTACAAAAAGGGCATCATAATAGGGCAAAAGGGGCTTTATAGTTTCCCCTGGTTTTTCTA
This portion of the bacterium genome encodes:
- a CDS encoding HEPN domain-containing protein produces the protein MKEAKDSLYPPDWIKKAQMDWNRMERMLEDEDPEGASFFLQQSLEKYIKAFLLGKGWKLKKIHEIDSLLDDVVKYNQNLEPFRALCERVSGYLQRTLSRVSRRRIDLRGCKKRY
- the lsrF gene encoding 3-hydroxy-5-phosphonooxypentane-2,4-dione thiolase, whose translation is MDWGMKNRLSQLIQPDNRCMFMPIDHGYFQGPTRKLEKPGETIKPLLPYYDALFVTRGVLRFCIDPSNTKPIILRVSGGTSMVGKDLANEGITTSIEEAIRLNAQALGISIFIGSSYEKETLLNLAKLVDEGERYGIPVMAVTAVGKELEKRDARYLALCCRIAAELGAKVVKTYWCENFEKVVQGCPVPVVMAGGPKVETEREVFNFVYDGIQKGAIGINLGRNIWQNENPVGMIKALRAIVHENATPDKADEIFLKEKNG
- a CDS encoding nucleotidyltransferase domain-containing protein: MDNVMERIRLISERLKKEYKAEKVILFGSYAKGEQTEDSDVDLFIVAETKERFYERMASVKRLIRDLRNGIPIAPIVLTYKELQKRIEIKDQFINEILEEGVEL